A single candidate division SR1 bacterium Aalborg_AAW-1 DNA region contains:
- the corA gene encoding Magnesium transport protein CorA produces MKHFHYISDILVNENSKEKLKDIVSSKIFLLLTQNNNYPLIEHDKKHDLFVLTIPSYNTKQKAIDLIECNILIADRDVYIITNHTEPFIDTIIEKIQHKRIEYDSTIYSLILAFNNHILDTIQQLEHVIEHFKVITTSTHGYTEHVIQDIMRFKLTIGMFKSTIGPLAEIIEQFFEIVTHPDEETKSMRTTHIAYMLKQISSQTHYLYENISVIADTSNAIQNIRANNIMKTLTMISSIFIPLSFITGVFGMNFVDLPIENTTIYIITISVMIFIGLVQFYVFKRKKWF; encoded by the coding sequence ATGAAACACTTTCACTATATTAGTGATATACTTGTTAATGAAAACAGTAAAGAAAAGCTAAAAGACATTGTCAGCTCTAAAATTTTTCTTCTTCTTACTCAAAACAATAATTATCCCCTTATTGAACATGATAAAAAGCATGATCTTTTTGTACTTACTATACCTAGTTATAATACAAAACAAAAAGCTATTGATCTCATTGAATGTAATATTTTAATAGCAGATCGTGACGTCTATATTATTACAAACCATACCGAACCATTTATTGATACCATTATCGAAAAGATCCAGCATAAAAGAATAGAATATGATTCTACAATATATAGTTTAATACTAGCATTTAACAATCATATTCTTGATACCATACAACAATTGGAACATGTTATTGAGCACTTTAAAGTTATAACAACCTCAACTCATGGATATACAGAGCATGTCATTCAAGACATCATGAGATTCAAACTCACTATAGGAATGTTTAAAAGTACTATTGGACCTCTTGCAGAGATTATTGAACAGTTTTTCGAAATAGTGACCCATCCTGATGAGGAAACAAAATCTATGAGAACAACACATATTGCTTATATGCTCAAGCAAATCTCATCACAAACTCATTATCTCTATGAAAATATATCTGTCATAGCTGACACATCAAATGCAATTCAAAACATCAGAGCCAATAATATTATGAAAACATTAACGATGATATCTAGTATTTTTATACCACTATCATTTATTACGTGAGTGTTTGGTATGAATTTTGTCGATCTTCCTATAGAAAATACGACCATCTATATCATTACTATTTCTGTTATGATTTTTATTTGATTAGTACAATTCTATGTTTTCAAACGAAAAAAATGGTTTTAG
- the lysS gene encoding Lysine--tRNA ligase — protein MTCFLYKNTYYGTCIILVLCTIESMNRLTEYDVRKAKLKTLRELGIIPFAQQWSQNSHINTLKLIDQSSLRPIEDILSGPRPQVSLAGRLMLKRVSGKLSFAQLKDETGTLQLMFEHQHTKLLTLPNGQEKTLMGETTKSFDYRFVDKMLDVGDYIGVRGELFVTHKGELTLFVSEYQLLSKAIRPLGDKFHGIGEDNAETAYRQRYLDMIFNDESLERMKLRSQFIKTMREFYRSQGFMELDTPILGNSASGAAAAPFVTHHNDFDTDMYLRIAPEIALKMATVGGLEKIFEIGKNFRNEGSSPSHIQEFLVVEHYAAYRNYEHNMAFTEQLFNYLFDNIPQLKRTIQVADKNGEIKEVSFGQTWERIDYVKRIREDSGIDVGQYGPENEDELRALILSKGFHRVGIEKQGTATMIDYLYKKVTRPKIVGPAFIYNYPKTMQPLARTSDANPMIVEQFQAIVNGWEILKAYSELVDPVELQANFDAQGAALERGDDEATKGDDEFVLAMEYGMPPQSGRGMGIDRILAMLTEQANIRDVILFPLVKAEQTNTSESE, from the coding sequence ATGACTTGTTTCTTGTATAAGAATACGTACTATGGTACATGTATTATTTTAGTCTTATGTACTATAGAATCTATGAATCGTTTGACAGAATATGATGTTCGTAAAGCTAAGCTAAAAACGCTTCGCGAACTAGGGATTATACCATTTGCACAACAATGGAGTCAAAATAGTCATATCAACACTCTCAAATTAATCGATCAATCATCTCTTCGTCCGATAGAAGATATTCTCTCAGGACCTAGACCACAAGTCTCTCTTGCTGGACGTCTTATGCTGAAGAGAGTAAGTGGGAAGCTATCATTTGCACAGCTCAAAGATGAGACAGGAACACTTCAACTTATGTTTGAACATCAACATACAAAACTCCTCACTCTACCAAATGGCCAAGAAAAAACTCTTATGGGAGAAACAACCAAATCATTTGATTATCGGTTTGTCGATAAGATGCTTGATGTGGGAGACTATATCGGTGTACGTGGAGAACTCTTTGTCACGCATAAGGGAGAACTGACTCTCTTCGTGTCAGAATACCAACTTCTTTCGAAAGCTATAAGACCACTAGGTGATAAATTCCATGGTATCGGTGAAGATAATGCAGAAACTGCGTATAGACAGAGATATTTGGATATGATCTTCAATGATGAGAGCCTAGAAAGAATGAAACTCAGGAGCCAATTTATCAAGACAATGAGAGAATTTTATCGGTCACAAGGATTTATGGAGTTAGATACTCCTATTCTTGGAAATAGTGCATCGGGAGCTGCTGCTGCACCCTTTGTGACGCATCATAACGACTTCGATACGGATATGTATCTTCGTATAGCACCAGAGATTGCTCTCAAGATGGCAACGGTAGGAGGATTAGAAAAAATTTTTGAAATTGGGAAGAATTTTCGTAATGAATGATCAAGCCCAAGTCATATTCAAGAGTTTCTGGTGGTAGAACATTATGCTGCTTATCGAAATTATGAACATAATATGGCCTTTACTGAGCAACTTTTTAACTATCTGTTTGACAATATCCCACAGCTCAAGAGAACTATACAAGTTGCTGATAAGAATGGAGAGATAAAAGAGGTTTCTTTCTGACAGACATGGGAGCGTATCGATTACGTTAAGAGAATAAGAGAAGATAGTGGTATCGATGTAGGACAATATGGACCAGAAAATGAAGATGAACTTCGTGCATTGATTCTCTCGAAAGGATTTCATCGAGTAGGGATAGAAAAACAAGGTACTGCTACCATGATCGATTATCTGTATAAGAAAGTAACTAGACCTAAGATTGTAGGACCTGCCTTCATCTACAATTATCCTAAAACGATGCAGCCACTTGCTCGTACATCTGATGCTAATCCGATGATAGTAGAACAATTCCAAGCTATCGTGAATGGATGGGAAATCCTGAAAGCCTATAGTGAATTGGTTGATCCTGTAGAACTGCAAGCTAACTTCGATGCTCAAGGGGCAGCTCTCGAACGTGGTGATGATGAAGCGACGAAAGGAGATGATGAGTTTGTTCTCGCGATGGAATATGGTATGCCTCCTCAATCAGGACGAGGTATGGGTATCGATCGTATCTTAGCCATGCTCACCGAACAGGCCAATATTCGTGACGTGATTCTCTTCCCTCTTGTAAAAGCTGAACAGACGAATACTTCAGAATCTGAATAA
- the aspS gene encoding Aspartate--tRNA ligase, with amino-acid sequence MHRTHTCGELTSAHAGQTVTLCAWISSLRNMGGLVFVDLRDRYGVTQVTLDPAIVGQELVDKAASYSNEYVLKVTGEVILRPESMKNPDMVTGEIEIRATDIQLVSESKILPFAIDEDPKTSEENRMKYRYLDLRRGPVKDNIIFRAKMNQFTRNWFSDHDFLEVQTPIFSVSSPEGARDYLIPSRVNPGQFYALPQAPQQYKQLLMVGGIDKYFQIAPCFRDEDPRADRHSCEFYQIDCEMSFVEQEDVYTVAESYIRDLIEYIVPHKEIIVDFTRLSYHDALEKYGSDKPDLRFDSQMIEVTSLFANSELEFLASAPSVKAIVLHQLPTRKEIDALIEVVKIAGLGGLAYIQIKEDGISGSIAGKLTEEEKQSLLTETHAQVGETVFFLVGKKTTVLKAGDKLRNACRDMFGLVHNNHLGFVWIEDFPFFEEDESKPNGLEFGHNPFSYIKGGRDTVENVQPLERQTTQYDLTCNGYEILSGSIRNHDPEILVKVFETAGYTIDDIKKRFGTMYEAFQYGCPPHGGFAFGFDRLMMILRDEPNIRECYAFPKSGRAQDLMMNAPSTIDPEELKVLSIATTITE; translated from the coding sequence ATGCATCGTACTCATACTTGTGGTGAACTGACTTCTGCTCATGCTTGACAAACGGTTACTCTTTGTGCTTGGATTTCATCTTTGAGAAATATGGGAGGACTGGTTTTTGTGGATTTGAGAGATAGATATGGAGTGACACAAGTGACGCTGGATCCTGCGATTGTAGGACAAGAGCTTGTAGATAAAGCAGCGAGCTATAGCAATGAATACGTCCTAAAAGTAACAGGAGAAGTGATCCTTAGACCAGAGAGTATGAAAAATCCTGATATGGTGACCTGAGAGATCGAGATTCGTGCAACCGATATACAACTTGTGTCAGAATCCAAGATTTTGCCGTTTGCAATCGATGAAGATCCGAAGACGAGCGAAGAAAATAGAATGAAATATCGTTATCTTGATCTTCGTAGAGGGCCGGTGAAGGATAATATTATCTTCCGTGCGAAGATGAATCAGTTTACGCGTAATTGGTTTAGTGATCATGATTTCTTAGAGGTACAGACACCGATCTTCAGTGTTTCATCTCCAGAAGGAGCGAGAGATTATCTGATTCCAAGTCGTGTGAATCCAGGTCAGTTTTATGCTCTTCCCCAAGCTCCTCAACAATACAAACAACTCCTCATGGTCGGTGGTATCGATAAGTATTTCCAGATTGCACCCTGTTTTCGTGATGAAGATCCAAGAGCAGATCGCCATAGTTGTGAATTCTATCAGATCGACTGTGAGATGTCATTTGTCGAACAAGAAGATGTGTATACGGTAGCAGAATCGTATATCCGTGACTTGATAGAGTATATCGTTCCCCATAAAGAAATCATCGTAGATTTTACGAGACTTTCGTATCATGATGCGTTAGAAAAATATGGATCAGATAAGCCTGATTTGAGGTTTGACTCTCAGATGATCGAGGTGACATCACTTTTTGCAAACAGTGAATTGGAGTTTCTCGCTTCAGCTCCAAGTGTGAAAGCTATAGTGCTTCACCAACTTCCTACCCGTAAAGAAATCGATGCTCTGATTGAAGTGGTCAAGATAGCAGGATTGGGAGGATTGGCGTATATCCAAATTAAGGAAGACGGAATTTCTGGTTCGATAGCTGGTAAACTGACGGAAGAAGAAAAACAATCTCTTCTGACTGAAACTCACGCTCAGGTCTGAGAGACCGTATTTTTCCTTGTAGGTAAGAAGACTACTGTGTTGAAAGCTGGAGATAAACTCAGAAATGCCTGTAGGGATATGTTCTGACTGGTACATAATAATCATCTCTGATTTGTCTGGATTGAAGATTTTCCGTTCTTTGAAGAAGATGAAAGTAAACCGAATGGGCTTGAATTTGGACACAATCCGTTCTCATATATCAAAGGAGGACGTGATACGGTAGAAAACGTACAACCTCTCGAGCGACAAACAACTCAATACGATCTGACTTGTAATGGTTATGAAATTCTTTCTGGTTCTATCCGTAATCACGATCCAGAGATTTTGGTGAAAGTGTTTGAAACAGCTTGATACACCATTGATGATATTAAGAAGAGATTTGGTACCATGTACGAAGCATTCCAATACGGATGTCCACCACATGGAGGATTTGCGTTCTGATTTGATCGTCTGATGATGATCCTCAGAGATGAACCAAATATCCGCGAATGTTATGCTTTCCCAAAATCTGGTCGTGCACAAGATCTTATGATGAATGCACCAAGCACTATCGATCCTGAAGAATTGAAAGTCTTGTCTATTGCTACGACTATTACTGAATAG
- a CDS encoding CorA-like Mg2+ transporter protein yields the protein MIMVKQPQFTWIHLKNATKGDIENIQAEYDFHELIREDLLELSGENKVDYYEEDQAVTILMNFPKYDTKLERYLHNPFVIIVSHQYVLSICKHNSQHIDSLAKKAQDKTYLEDDASTPTFDLVYDIIDTMYDKSVKGLAKASQDVVKLQDNIGTNKDMDKNLLEEIMDRKINMITLQHIFRPQRQTLHEFKSILKKILRTDEDEVADAKLYIEDLDSKLDKILDNISLNYESLKSLAETYGDMIDLQTNKNISRLTVVTVGTGFMSGLAGLYGMNVILPGAEKSYMFWVIIALGLCTISLGYALLKRKKMI from the coding sequence ATGATAATGGTCAAACAACCACAATTTACCTGGATTCATCTCAAGAATGCTACGAAGTGAGATATAGAAAATATACAAGCAGAATATGACTTCCATGAGCTTATTAGAGAAGATCTTTTAGAACTGAGTTGAGAGAATAAAGTTGATTATTATGAAGAAGACCAGGCAGTAACTATTCTTATGAATTTTCCTAAATATGATACCAAATTGGAAAGATATCTCCATAATCCTTTTGTCATTATTGTTTCTCATCAGTATGTATTGTCAATATGTAAGCATAATTCACAGCATATTGATAGTCTTGCAAAAAAAGCTCAAGATAAAACGTATTTAGAAGATGATGCATCAACACCAACGTTTGATCTGGTGTATGATATTATTGATACTATGTATGATAAGTCAGTTAAATGACTTGCCAAAGCATCTCAAGATGTTGTCAAACTTCAAGATAATATAGGAACCAATAAGGATATGGATAAAAATCTTTTAGAAGAGATTATGGATAGAAAAATTAATATGATTACTTTACAACATATTTTTCGTCCACAAAGACAGACTTTGCATGAATTTAAATCTATCCTCAAAAAAATTCTTCGTACTGATGAAGATGAAGTGGCAGATGCAAAACTCTATATTGAAGACCTGGATTCTAAACTTGATAAAATCTTAGATAATATTTCGCTGAATTATGAATCTTTAAAATCTCTTGCAGAAACGTATGGTGATATGATTGACCTCCAGACGAATAAAAATATTTCTCGTCTGACTGTAGTGACAGTATGAACTGGGTTTATGTCAGGATTGGCTGGTTTATATGGTATGAATGTCATACTTCCAGGAGCAGAGAAGAGTTATATGTTTTGGGTGATTATTGCTCTTGGATTGTGTACAATATCTCTTTGATATGCACTTTTGAAAAGAAAAAAAATGATATAA